One stretch of Methylopila sp. 73B DNA includes these proteins:
- a CDS encoding SCO family protein, whose translation MSGRRAALVGALLGCALTAVGVGAGLFLSARSGAPPTLPAVVSAPQETHLPFGPIRPPRAMPAVALTGDDGVATTLAALTHGRYTLLQLMFTGCSVTCPIQGAIFKAVQAALAAEGVEAQLLSVSIDAVGDTPDALARWLSGFDARTGWRAVVPSPEGVGPLVDALNGRGSGPDVHDARVYLLAPSGKLIFVTEEMPSPRYLVKLLRDAAAFEARAPR comes from the coding sequence GTGAGCGGCCGGCGCGCTGCCCTCGTAGGGGCGCTCCTCGGGTGCGCGCTCACGGCCGTCGGCGTCGGCGCGGGCCTTTTCCTGTCCGCGCGGAGCGGCGCGCCGCCGACGCTCCCCGCCGTCGTCTCCGCGCCGCAGGAGACGCACCTGCCGTTCGGACCGATCCGGCCGCCGCGCGCCATGCCGGCGGTCGCGTTAACCGGCGACGACGGCGTGGCCACGACGCTCGCCGCGCTCACGCACGGCCGCTACACGCTGCTGCAACTGATGTTCACCGGATGCTCGGTCACCTGCCCGATCCAGGGCGCGATCTTCAAGGCTGTCCAGGCGGCGCTGGCGGCGGAAGGCGTCGAGGCGCAGTTGCTTTCGGTCAGCATCGACGCCGTGGGCGACACGCCGGACGCGCTGGCGCGCTGGCTGAGCGGCTTCGACGCCCGAACGGGCTGGCGCGCCGTGGTCCCCTCCCCTGAAGGCGTCGGACCGCTCGTCGACGCGCTCAACGGCCGCGGCTCCGGCCCGGACGTGCACGACGCCCGGGTCTATCTCCTAGCGCCCTCGGGCAAGCTGATCTTCGTCACCGAAGAGATGCCGAGCCCACGCTACCTCGTGAAGCTGCTGCGCGACGCCGCCGCCTTCGAGGCGCGTGCGCCACGTTAG
- a CDS encoding TetR/AcrR family transcriptional regulator, translating into MSETASDPTAVRTARGRPRTPSGERRARIVAAARAIFVDAGYGAMTTNAVAARCQVSKRTIYEQFANKAELFGAIVDAHRPEMLRLPRPDDEAPLEDALAEIFRLDIDEDSDRIRNAFIRAALKDGDAFPEVQDLIVAKGVEPSQRALAAWLDERRREGRLVFDDAEQTAHVLMDLVFTSAASRSVPHDPWPDLASRAAHQRFCIAVFLNGVRARDRGETARESARSKA; encoded by the coding sequence ATGTCCGAGACAGCGTCAGATCCGACCGCCGTCCGCACCGCGCGCGGCCGGCCGCGCACGCCGTCCGGCGAGCGGCGGGCGCGCATCGTCGCCGCGGCGCGCGCGATCTTCGTCGACGCGGGCTACGGCGCGATGACCACCAACGCGGTCGCCGCGCGCTGTCAGGTCTCGAAGCGCACGATCTACGAACAGTTCGCCAACAAGGCCGAGCTATTCGGCGCGATTGTCGACGCGCATCGCCCGGAGATGCTTCGGCTGCCGCGTCCCGACGATGAGGCGCCGCTCGAAGACGCGCTGGCGGAGATTTTCCGCCTCGACATCGACGAGGACAGCGATCGCATCCGGAACGCCTTCATCCGCGCGGCGCTCAAGGACGGCGACGCCTTCCCCGAGGTCCAGGATCTCATCGTCGCCAAGGGCGTCGAGCCTTCGCAACGCGCGCTCGCGGCGTGGTTGGACGAACGGCGACGGGAAGGACGGCTCGTGTTTGATGACGCCGAACAGACGGCGCACGTGCTGATGGATCTGGTCTTCACGTCGGCCGCGTCGCGGTCGGTTCCGCACGACCCGTGGCCCGATCTCGCCTCGCGCGCGGCGCATCAGCGCTTCTGCATCGCCGTGTTCCTCAACGGCGTGCGCGCGCGAGACCGCGGCGAAACCGCCCGGGAGAGCGCGCGATCGAAAGCCTGA